A segment of the Bactrocera dorsalis isolate Fly_Bdor unplaced genomic scaffold, ASM2337382v1 BdCtg018, whole genome shotgun sequence genome:
TTAATTTGttgagaaaaagtaaaaaaaaatatatattttgtgtaaaaattacAACTATAATTACTATACATCCCactatataacatacatacatacatattaggcCTCACTCTTCCAATTGGATTTGTATCAAAAATAAGACTTAAGTGATTCATTTATGATTTATtacagataaaataaaaatagtagtGCATAAATTCTTACTACAAATGGTAGTAGATTATAGTGTTTATCCACTATCACAATGAGCCAGTAGGAATCAGTGAGCTAACTGTGCAATTTACAGTTTtagtaaaaaacattttatgtcACGTTtaaaaaggagaaaaagaaatcaatcatttgaaaacaatacaattttgaCGCATGAAAAAGCAATAGCTCTTAATTACTGGCATACCTTTGCGATCTTGCTTCATATTTCCAGTGCACTCATATTTCCAGTCCTTTACACAGTGATAGTATAATCATATACAATGCACAATagccacaaaaaaatattccatattCTTGTTGGTTTTTAAATATGCTGCCATTTAACATGGCTTAGACAATAAGCTGTGAGTTGCCGTCCATCATTTGCATCAGTTCTTTCCGACGTGAACGTGTCATTGGCGGCGAAAAGGTATCGACAGAACGTTGCTGCGTGTAACGTGTATTACGTTTCCTAAGCGTAATACGTTTAACAGTGCCTATTGTCAAAAGCTCGTTGTTGCCATCTTTTGAAAGTCTAGCACTTTTGCGCAATGGTGGTATAATGCTTGCCTCGGTCGAACTAGTTTTTCTCAACTCATGTAATTCCGATCCAACAACTTCATTTGCCGCACATAGTTCATCAACATGTTTCCGTTTACGTTGCTGGTATTTTGTCTCTACAGCAGGGCTTTCATCAACATTAGTAGTGACTTTACTTTTGCTTGTTTGAAGATTCCTTTTGACATTTTGTGTAGCGTTTTTGTCCTGCGCAAACGCTACAATGTTGATTACATTTGATTTGGAGGTATTACGCTTGCCTTTCTTGGAATCTACTTGTACGGAAATAGCGGCCGTTCTTTTTTTGTCTTTAACTGCATTGGTTGCCTTGCTGGTAGTTATGGGATTAGCTTTTGCGGTGGCTGTTCGACTTTTCTTCACAATCAGCTCAGTGggtaaatttagtttatttacttGCACAAATGACGGTTTGCGACTGCGTAATAAAAGTTGCGTCAATGGCAAACTGATTGGCGATTTGCgtaactgttgcattttcaaAGCTAGCGCCGCATTTGTACGGCCACGACGTGCCGTGTGCCGTGATTTATACTGATCCTTCTTTTTAGCAGATTTGTGTGGTTTTTCACACGGTGTTTGACGTATATTGACCAGAGTCTTCATTTGTGCGACCAGACGAACGAATGCAGATTGATGCGATGGTGCAGTTATGATCGTACTCAATAAGGTAGAACTGCAATCGAAATGTTTAAATTAGTAAATAGCTTATACGAAATTTAATTGCCCTTTTTCTCACTTTGCAATAGTGAATTTTGACGTTACagaaattaaatgcaattttaaacgataaattttcacaaaaaaatacagCGAAAGAAATTTCTGGCAGAGtaactgaaaaattttacaaatttacagaaaaattcaaGGAACACTGAGGTTTTGTGATCTGTAGTTGTAATAGTTGTAGGTACTTTAATTGTAAAGTTGAATTCaggtataattttattttataaaaaaaagccaTAGAAccataaatttcatataaaaaatttcagcgGAAGCAAAATTTCATAACATTGTGGTGATATGTTCTTCCAATGTATTGTGATGAGAATACACTAAAAACCgcatgatacatacatacatatataacattaaaactggttttattattttcaactaaCATCGCCATTCAATCACTTGCTGCCTATTTCTTTCatagtttttttgtttgaaatgcaACGTAAAAACTAAGTTAACGAATGTgcatttgataaaaaaattatctaaattattcgtaagtatatatttacCTTGGATTTGGCTTGAAAAGATGATATTTGTGCGGATGTTTTGTATCCTCCACCCCCATGGCTTCGTCTTCTTGCTCACCTTCACTGCTATCTTCAACCAACTTCGAACAATCATCACAGTTCAAGTTTTTAATATTCGTTGCTAAACATGCTACGGGAATTTTTATAGATGCACCGCCTCGTGACTTGCTACcactaaaattgaaaattagtaGAAGAAATTATAAGTACACATACAACTTACCACTTCCAACGTAAAGTTGGTGCTGGCAAAATTGGCTTGAAATGGCACATCTCTTTATTGATACTGTCCGTGCTGCTGGTCTCTTGGCGCTCTTGTGGGTAGCGATGTATTTTGGTGGGCGGGACGGTATTCAGCTTTAGTGATTTGGAAGTGTTTGCTGCAATTGACGTCCTCACAATTGCACAACTTGATGTTGAGGGAGCTACAGACAAATCTGTAGTATAAATAGACTTACCAACTAAAGTAGTTCTTGCTGGAACTGATGCGACAGCTGATGATGCATGAATAGGTTTTATAGTGCCAACAACAGAGgagtttatattaattttgttgttgttgttgcgaaagCTAATGCTTGATGTATTGGTGGTTGTGTTAATAGGATTGGTGGTATTACTGATAAGCGCT
Coding sequences within it:
- the LOC105230228 gene encoding uncharacterized protein LOC105230228, which codes for MLVATPGQTTTYSLLGSSAPKKTCLINSSATPKSTINNSTASTTNSNNSSNTAATLMKTIQVRLNRGTEFLKDTVQKALISNTTNPINTTTNTSSISFRNNNNKININSSVVGTIKPIHASSAVASVPARTTLVGKSIYTTDLSVAPSTSSCAIVRTSIAANTSKSLKLNTVPPTKIHRYPQERQETSSTDSINKEMCHFKPILPAPTLRWKCGSKSRGGASIKIPVACLATNIKNLNCDDCSKLVEDSSEGEQEDEAMGVEDTKHPHKYHLFKPNPSSTLLSTIITAPSHQSAFVRLVAQMKTLVNIRQTPCEKPHKSAKKKDQYKSRHTARRGRTNAALALKMQQLRKSPISLPLTQLLLRSRKPSFVQVNKLNLPTELIVKKSRTATAKANPITTSKATNAVKDKKRTAAISVQVDSKKGKRNTSKSNVINIVAFAQDKNATQNVKRNLQTSKSKVTTNVDESPAVETKYQQRKRKHVDELCAANEVVGSELHELRKTSSTEASIIPPLRKSARLSKDGNNELLTIGTVKRITLRKRNTRYTQQRSVDTFSPPMTRSRRKELMQMMDGNSQLIV